ccGCATTTCTATATGTTTTCTTTTTCCTTGACAACATTTGATCATTGTCATATTCTGATTTACTTGTTCGCTTTATTGTGCAAACTAGCTCATGTACGTCGATAGTCTTGATTTGTCTACTGTCAACTTTACTAGGATAGGAGGCCCGCCGCCCGCACATAAGTTTGTCGTCTCTGCGTGGACGTACAATGTTGTCAAGGCTGTACTTGCTGCATATAGGGTTTCTGATACAAAATATGGGAAACTTCAGGTTGGTTGTGTCATCTTTTACACCGCCTAACCACATCCATCATGGCTAACGAGTCATAAAGAACTTGCCAACCATGGTTGACTGCACATGGCAACCATACTTGTCTCCATACGGCAACTCTGTAGTTCCCCATTGAAACTCCTTTTTTTCCTTGCAATCCATAATTTTAGtcactgcttcttatttttctttcttgACTTCTTTAGTCGTTTTTGCTATTTTTCCaactgatggccaagcatgctatagactacagtgtGTTTGGTGGGCCACAAAACTTTGGCAAGTGGATGGATGTGCATTCAGCTCCATCTTGTCCCGTTGAGGTGAAGCATGTTTATTTGTTTTCTGAAATTACTTTTTATGTTGCATTTGATTGCTCTTTTATGGTTGTTCTACCTTATTTTTCCTAATCACGTGTCTCTAATATGTTTTGTATTTTTTTTACCTTTTGTTTTCTGACCAGGCAAGGGCACCTGTTGAGCACCTAGTTGAGAAGTTTGCTTCCGACATGACCAGCTTGCTTGGGAAGTTGGTCGAGGGTTGGACAACACTTAACGGTTCTGACAGTGATGCGGTTGCGAGGCACTTCACATCATTTATTGGAAAACAGACACATCGTCCAACTTTTTGTCGTGGCTGGTATGACTACAACAGCTCTGAGGAGCTTCCTAACACACAAGATGAGCTAGACGGGGATGGTTTTGGTGGCATTGATGCTGGTCTCGACAAGGACGGCAACGATGACATGGAGAATGTGCCGCACGACAGTGACCACGATGAACATCACGAAGATCATGTGGGGGGCAAGCAGGACAAGGCTGCACCGAAAGTTCCTCTACCGGAGGGAGGCATTGATCTGAATGCTGCGAGAGACACGGGGGTTTCGCTCTCAAAGAGGGGCAGGGCTCCAGAGGATGATGTCCAAGGCAATGTTGGGGAGAGGTGTAGGGCTGATCCTgtagctgctaggaggaggtttGATGTTTACTTACTGTTttattttgttcttcttttttaACAACCCTACTTTTTGTCATCCCTATGTGCGCCATTATTTTTGTGTCTCACACTTGTTTATATTTTGCAATTTTTTGCTCACTCTTTGCCATTTTTCTTGTACGTGCAGTGAGGCGACAGCTGGTGGATGATCAGTTAAGCAGAAACAAGCACCTACGGCAACCTGTGTTTCTGCCCGGTTGAACAAGGGGGCTCCCGCAGCTGTTGCCACCACCTCCACTAGGTCGTCTCCTCGCACATCAACGTCCAACATCGGGGATCCTATCGTGCTGGAAGACTTGAGGAAGACAACCAAGAAGTGGGTTCTCCCTATCTGTTTTTTATCTACCTTTTTTGTGTGTGATTGAGCTATCTTCTTTACGTCGTGATATGGAAATGCATCCTCTTTGAATTCTTTTCACGGCAATTGCATGCAATGAGCTTGACAAGTCATTATTTGGGTGATCATAATTTTGTTCGATGCATTCTAAATCATATACAACCTTTTACTTGTCCCATTTTTTTGGTGGCAACTACTGTCTACCTCTCATGGCAACTGTCTAACTTGACACATGGCTAATCATGTTTGTCCCACATGGCAACTGTTTGTTTTTTGATCTGAATTTGTTTCATGGAAACTCCTGCTTATTCTGCATGGCAACTGCTTACTAGACCACATGGAAAATCTTTGTCCACTCATATGGCAACTGGTAGCTTCTACTTACTTCAACCACTTTTTTTGCACTTCGTTTGTGTTCATCCTTACCTTGTTTTCAAATGGTAGCTCTGGCATATCACTCATATTTCATTTTTATGATGACTACCATGGCAATTCATTTTTGTTCCTAGTGCTCACCATTTTTGTTCTCTTCATGTGTTTTCTTGAATGGCCGTTTATCATTCGACACATTCCTTTTTTTTGCAGGGTCAAGAAGACTACTACACGCTTGACCAGTCGTACTACCAGAGACCCACTTGAACGCATTCACTCCAAGTTGTCGACATCTGATGTTGCAGGCATTCATGAGCTGCCAGTCGACCAATCTGCTGATGCACCGTCCATTGTTTCTGCTAGCTCTGATGCAAGGGGCCGCGCATATCCGCCGGTTGCAGATGTGCAGACAACAACGGCAGACATCCGTACATCTGGGAGTGATGAGTCTGTATCTGCCAGGACTGCTGAGATATTGCCTACCCTGGTGGCAATGAGAGATGTTGTTGTCACCCATGCCACCCGATCaacaagtgttgaagtggacgctcccgagGTCAACCTAaacaaggaagattcccgctcatctgatacGGATTCCAAGCATGTGGCTGGTAGCACTTCTGTGTCCACGAAAGAAGGGGATGCGACCACATTTCAGAATGAAATGCCATCCATAGTTGACTCTCATGTCCCAACGGCTCCAGCAGCTGGTGGTCCACTGGCTGCAACTGTTACCGTTGTGCGGTCTGGCCTACCACCTAGGCTGCGTAGCCCCTGCAAGATTCCTGCATAGTTATCCAATGCACCACAGGTAGTTAAGAGCAGCAGAGATGACTCTGGTTACGTGTCTGCTTCCACACTGTTCCCACCGTCTGCCAAAAGCAATGTACCTGATAAGACGGAAGTCATTAGTACAACAGACGCAGCTGGTAAGCCGTGCTCTACTGAAGGAGGTGGACGTTCAGAGCACACTGCGTCTTTCACTGTCGTGGAGAACAccagcttaaatctgcgcacttctaaGCTCCCTGTCAACGTTGGTGTCCCCTACATCCCAAACAGGAAGATATGCAAGAAACTTGTGGTTGAGATTGCTGACAGCACGCCCCGACCTACTAACAAGCCTGATGATCTTGCATCAGATGAGGGAGACATGTTTGTTGATCTGTCACCTCTAGACTCTACCAATCAATTTGTCCGCAATCCGGCTCGTAGATAGCAGAGGCACCCCATGGCTTTCACCCCACCGAGCTTTAGTCTAGGAATCGACAGTACTCCAGATGTACAAGTGCACAATCCTATGCCTGTTGCTTTTTCTTTCCCGGCAGGCATGGTCCCAATGATGGCGCAACCACTGACTGAtggcaggaaggctgtcaagtttGCAGATCCCATAGTGCAAGGTAAAAAAAATTGGGTTCTCAACTGTGGTGGCAAATCTCATGGGATGCACATGCAGTTGTCATTTCTTGGTTCTGTAGAGGTTGATGCATGGCTACTATAGTTGATGACACATGGCAATTTGCAGTTGTTGCCATGTGGCAACTATAGTGCATTGTGCTTGGCAATTGCAGTTGTTGCCATGTGGCCACTGCAGTGCACTGCACATGGCAACCATAGTTGTTGCCATGTGGCAACCGCTGTGCACTTCACATGGCAAAATGTAGTTGTTGCCATGTGGCAAGTGCAGTGCACTacacatggcaaatgcagttgttGCCATGTGGCAACTGCAGTGCATTGTACATGGCAACTACAGTTTGTTGTCTTATGGCAGATGAAGTGCCCtgcacatggcaactgcatttttaTTTTCCACATGCCAAACTTTGTTTACAAACTACCGGTCGACATTGATACTTTCTTACCAGTACTTTTCACTTCACATTTTGAACTTCATGCACAACATTTTGCTATCTATAAGTCTCTTATGCCACTGTTTTATTCTACTAGTCTCGGTTGCGCACAGCCTCAAGCTTGAGATGGCTGGCACGGGTTAGAAGTGTTGAACCGGCATCTCCCTCTGGTCATTTTTGCCCCCGAACTCCTGTTAATTTTCTGAAAGTCTTATATTCAGCTACTTTGTGCTTAattggcttgtaatgtagtctagttgcacacatattgatgcTTAGTTGGTTTGTAATGTAGTAtaattgcacacacattgatgtttagttggcagaaagactagttgcacacacatcgatatttagttggcaggaagactagtcgCACATACATTGATATTTAGTTGACTTGTAATATAGTCttgttgcacacacattgatgtttagttgacagaaagactagttgcacacatatattcttagttagcttgtaatttagtctagttgcacacacattgatgtttagttggcaggacactagttgcacGCACATATGCGCAATTGacgcggcaatgtagtctagttgcacacacattaatATTTAGTTGGCAGAAAGACTAGctacacacacatatgctcagttggcgcggcaatatagtctagttgcacacacattgatgtttagttggtaggactattggcacacacatatgctcagttgacgcggcaatgtagtctagttgcacacacgttaatgtttagttggcaggactatttggcgcacacatatgctcagttggcgcggcaatatagtctagttgcgcacacattgatgtttagttggcaggaagactagttcgtCGAAACATCCCCATGCGGGGTCTACTTTTGAAGAGCACGTCGTGAGGGTTTCAAGGGTGAAAACATATCTGATTTTGACACGTGGTTTAGAAGATATGTCTTCTATAAAAACCAAAAATTAATGCACAAGAGATGAACACAAGGAACATTAATGCAGTGCATGCAGGCATTCATCACATGAGAAGAGACCACATAAGATGATTAATTAGCAATGTACTTTTTATCACTTTTGAAGTACAATAATTTTACCATTTTAGTATGTGGCAAAGACTAGACGTGCTGCCGGACCAGGGGCCGGCCGCTCGCGGGCGCTAGCTAGCGCCCGGGCGCCAGCTAGACCGGTCCCAACTTTAATGGTACTGCAACTGAATCATGCTGCTCTCAATGCATTTGCCATGTGAAAATAAAGCTTGCATCATACATGGCAATTAAACTACATCCCACATGGCACCCACAACACATTCAAAGTGGCAATTATACTTTGTTTCACAACAAGCAACAGCTAATATTTGTTTTTGCAACTacatgtttatttatttttattttgcattCATGTGTTGACTACAGATGTCAGCTTCAAATCAGCAGATATGGCAAAcatatttatttactttttttttatcatttttcaATGATGAATGTACATGGCAAATAAGATCGTAGGATCAATCGCTTACTTGTTAAATATCTTgctggtgtatatcttgctcatatGTCTCTCCATCGGTAAGTATGTTAGCAATTTAGGCTACTTGAGTGCGGTgtttgcttcttgctgtagctcagatcccagttTTTTCTGTTGCAAAGCTGAATATTGCTTGGCAAACtgcagcaatgagttgccagggctcacgtaaCGCTTTAAAACAGCATTGAACCCTTCGCTACATTGTGTAGTCTGCAAAAATGgaaagaagcactgcatgaagtaggtcGACACCCAGTACATTTGCTTCTCCCACAAGCTATTTAgtgtctcgttgtcttggacttggTACGTTTCAATCGTAGCCATCCAGCTCCGTTCAAACTTCTCCACCGTCAAGTTGTGTTCCACACACAACTCGAATGCCTTGTGTAGCTCTAGACGGTCAGCGAAGAATGGTCCTAGCGTCTCTTCAGCCTTCTTAATAATATGCCACCTGCAGTGcttgtgcactgccaacggaaagacctcctctatgcctgcgcACATGCTAAAATCTTGGTCCGTTATTATGTTCATCAAAGctagtccatccatgcactccaagaaggttttAAACAGCCAAGTGTAACCATCGGTATCTTTGTTCCGAACGAGACCGCAAGCGAACTACAAGGACTGATTGTGGTtgtttattcctatgaatggagcacAGGGCATCTCGTACATATTCGTGAGATATGTTGCGTTGAACGAAATGCAATcacggaaatgtttgtaggctcttcttgcagcaccatccacccaatacatgtttctgacacggtcctcattgtccaaccttatcctgtagaagaaatcacTATCTGCTTTTGCTTTCTCTTCGAAGTAGGCTATCGTGGCTTCTATGTCAGCCAACCTGCTCTCTCTacggtactttgcctttaggttttTGACGTCTGCTGGTATGTAAGGCATGCTA
Above is a window of Triticum aestivum cultivar Chinese Spring chromosome 6B, IWGSC CS RefSeq v2.1, whole genome shotgun sequence DNA encoding:
- the LOC123134068 gene encoding uncharacterized protein, producing the protein MNWCKFIVDFLHDAFSNKMYQKGCRLHLMARAPVEHLVEKFASDMTSLLGKLVEGWTTLNGSDSDAVARHFTSFIGKQTHRPTFCRGWYDYNSSEELPNTQDELDGDGFGGIDAGLDKDGNDDMENVPHDSDHDEHHEDHVGGKQDKAAPKVPLPEGGIDLNAARDTGVSLSKRGRAPEDDVQGNVGERCRADPVAARRSEATAGG